One genomic region from Conexibacter woesei DSM 14684 encodes:
- a CDS encoding enoyl-CoA hydratase-related protein produces the protein MSDYELVHAYATVNLHQSGAAARIELNRPEKMNAWDTQLGLDLRHAIERVSADAGVRAVLVTGAGRGFSSGADLSAGFDPTPEGHPDVRTALVDRYHPIIVGLREMPKPVVAAVQGPAVGIGCSLALASDLVLAAESAYFLLAFVNIGLTPDGGSSAFIPARVGLTRALELAMLGERLPAPKALEWGLINAVHADAELPAAAEALVQKLAAGPTRSYAGSKRQLNAWAYSGLAAQLELEADIQQEQAATADFAEGALAFLQKRAPEFRGV, from the coding sequence ATGAGCGACTACGAGTTGGTGCATGCGTACGCCACGGTGAACCTTCACCAGTCCGGCGCGGCCGCACGCATCGAGCTGAACCGGCCGGAGAAGATGAACGCCTGGGACACCCAGCTCGGGCTCGACCTGCGTCACGCCATCGAGCGCGTCAGCGCCGACGCCGGCGTGCGCGCGGTCCTCGTCACCGGCGCCGGTCGCGGCTTCTCGTCGGGCGCCGACCTGTCCGCCGGCTTCGACCCGACGCCGGAGGGACATCCGGACGTCCGCACCGCGCTCGTCGACCGCTACCACCCGATCATCGTCGGCCTGCGCGAGATGCCCAAGCCGGTCGTCGCCGCGGTCCAGGGCCCGGCGGTCGGGATCGGCTGCTCGCTCGCGCTCGCCAGCGACCTCGTGCTCGCGGCCGAGTCGGCCTACTTCCTGCTCGCGTTCGTCAACATCGGCCTCACGCCCGACGGCGGCTCGTCCGCCTTCATCCCGGCGCGCGTCGGCCTGACGCGGGCGCTCGAGCTGGCAATGCTGGGCGAGCGGCTGCCCGCGCCGAAGGCGCTCGAGTGGGGGCTGATCAACGCCGTCCACGCCGACGCCGAGCTGCCGGCCGCGGCCGAGGCGCTCGTGCAGAAGCTCGCCGCCGGACCGACCCGCTCCTACGCAGGCTCCAAGCGCCAGCTCAACGCGTGGGCGTACAGTGGCCTCGCCGCGCAGCTCGAACTGGAAGCCGACATCCAGCAGGAGCAGGCCGCGACAGCCGATTTCGCAGAAGGAGCGCTCGCGTTTCTGCAGAAGCGCGCGCCGGAGTTCAGAGGAGTCTGA
- a CDS encoding Rossmann-fold NAD(P)-binding domain-containing protein, with protein sequence MARVLIVGCGCRGQALTRALRARGHAVRGTTRDERRRAAIEAAGAEVWIGDPDRIASISYALDGVTILCWLMGSASGPAEKLEALHGSRLSMLLERTIDTTVRGVLYEAAGSVEPSLLAGGAEQVRSACSYSEIPHALLEADPADHERWLVAALERVDELLSFTRV encoded by the coding sequence ATGGCGCGCGTCCTGATCGTCGGCTGTGGATGTCGTGGGCAGGCGCTCACGCGTGCGCTGCGTGCGCGCGGCCACGCGGTTCGCGGCACGACGCGCGACGAGCGCCGGCGGGCTGCGATCGAGGCGGCGGGTGCGGAGGTCTGGATCGGCGACCCCGACCGGATCGCGTCGATCAGCTACGCGCTCGACGGCGTGACGATCCTCTGCTGGCTGATGGGCTCGGCGAGCGGGCCGGCGGAGAAGCTGGAGGCGCTGCACGGCTCGCGCCTGAGCATGCTGCTGGAGCGGACGATCGACACGACCGTGCGTGGGGTGCTGTACGAGGCGGCCGGCAGCGTCGAGCCGTCGCTGCTGGCGGGCGGGGCGGAGCAGGTCCGCTCGGCGTGCTCCTACTCGGAGATCCCGCACGCGCTGCTGGAGGCCGATCCGGCCGACCACGAGCGCTGGCTGGTGGCGGCGCTGGAGCGGGTCGACGAGCTGCTGTCGTTCACGCGCGTCTGA
- a CDS encoding CehA/McbA family metallohydrolase, whose product MIELTCAVHVHSLHSDGSGTVAEIAAAAAAADVDVVLLTDHDTLSARYQGEERWHGPVLVCVGEEITPRPGHHYLAFGIDQPVDHRGLTPRQVVEAVAAAGGFGFLAHPFSAGAPAFPRIPAAGWDEVAQPGATGLELWSFVTDTAERLTSRADALRFLLAPRAARQLDRPRPEALAAWDRITAQRRFVAIGGLDAHQFGLRIGARVPLRLMSYRRAFGLLSTHVLLERPTTGDADLDRAAVYDALREGRCFVARDDLAPARGFRFWADGPQHLEMGGESHGGGGFKLHVRLPRKAEMRILRDGVELAHARSSTSLDAPTAEPGVYRVEASLRNRGRQRTWIVSNPIYVRA is encoded by the coding sequence ATGATCGAGCTGACCTGCGCCGTCCACGTCCACTCGCTCCACTCCGACGGCAGCGGCACCGTCGCCGAGATCGCCGCCGCGGCGGCGGCCGCCGACGTCGACGTCGTGCTGCTGACCGACCACGACACGCTCTCCGCCCGCTACCAGGGCGAGGAGCGCTGGCACGGCCCGGTGCTCGTCTGCGTCGGCGAGGAGATCACGCCGCGCCCCGGCCATCACTACCTCGCGTTCGGGATCGACCAGCCCGTCGACCATCGCGGCCTGACGCCGCGGCAGGTCGTCGAGGCGGTCGCCGCCGCCGGCGGCTTCGGCTTCCTCGCGCACCCGTTCTCGGCCGGCGCGCCCGCCTTCCCGCGGATCCCGGCGGCCGGCTGGGACGAGGTCGCGCAGCCGGGCGCGACCGGTCTCGAGCTGTGGAGCTTCGTGACCGACACCGCCGAGCGGCTGACGTCACGCGCCGACGCGCTGCGGTTCCTGCTCGCGCCGCGCGCCGCCCGCCAGCTCGACCGCCCGCGCCCGGAGGCGCTGGCCGCGTGGGACCGCATCACCGCGCAGCGGCGGTTCGTCGCGATCGGCGGGCTCGACGCGCACCAGTTCGGGCTGCGGATCGGCGCGCGCGTGCCACTGCGGCTGATGAGCTACCGGCGCGCGTTCGGGCTGCTGAGCACGCACGTGCTGCTGGAGCGCCCGACGACCGGCGACGCGGACCTCGACCGCGCCGCCGTCTACGACGCGCTGCGCGAGGGCCGCTGCTTCGTCGCGCGCGACGACCTCGCGCCGGCGCGCGGCTTCCGCTTCTGGGCGGACGGCCCGCAGCACCTCGAGATGGGCGGCGAATCGCACGGCGGCGGCGGCTTCAAGCTGCACGTGCGCCTTCCGCGCAAGGCGGAGATGCGGATCCTGCGCGACGGCGTCGAGCTCGCCCACGCGCGCAGCAGCACGAGCCTCGACGCGCCCACGGCCGAGCCGGGCGTCTACCGCGTCGAGGCGTCGCTGCGCAACCGCGGGCGGCAGCGGACGTGGATCGTCTCCAACCCGATCTACGTCCGCGCCTGA
- the trxB gene encoding thioredoxin-disulfide reductase: protein MADVENVIIVGSGPAGYTAALYTARADLRPLVIEGFAWGGLLQQTTEVENYPGYREGVMGPVMMQEFRDQAERFGTRFITDDATRVELSDGGIHTVWVGDDAYRTKAVVLAMGAQHKKLGVPGEEELSGRGVSYCATCDAAFFKEHETVIVGGGDSAMEEAIFLAKFAGRVVIVNRRDEFRASAIMLDRAREQANIEWLTPYVVDEFAAGERGALEKVRLKHTETGEPLEHTATGAFIAIGHEPQSELVQGQVDLDDNGYVRTVELSTRTNLAGVFAAGDLVDHTYRQAITAAGSGCKAALDAEWYLRDTPPAVEAPAVSEAVEA from the coding sequence ATGGCTGACGTCGAGAACGTGATCATCGTCGGGAGTGGACCCGCCGGCTATACGGCGGCGCTCTACACCGCACGGGCCGATCTGCGCCCGCTCGTGATCGAGGGCTTCGCCTGGGGCGGCCTGCTCCAGCAGACGACCGAGGTCGAGAACTACCCCGGGTACAGAGAAGGCGTGATGGGCCCCGTGATGATGCAGGAGTTCCGCGACCAGGCCGAGCGCTTCGGCACGCGCTTCATCACCGACGACGCGACGAGAGTCGAGCTGAGCGACGGCGGGATCCACACCGTCTGGGTCGGCGACGACGCGTACCGCACGAAGGCGGTCGTGCTCGCGATGGGCGCCCAGCACAAGAAGCTCGGCGTCCCCGGCGAGGAGGAGCTGAGCGGCCGCGGCGTCAGCTACTGCGCCACGTGCGACGCGGCCTTCTTCAAGGAGCACGAGACCGTCATCGTCGGCGGCGGCGACTCCGCGATGGAGGAGGCGATCTTCCTCGCCAAGTTCGCCGGCAGAGTCGTGATCGTCAACCGCCGCGACGAGTTCCGCGCGAGCGCGATCATGCTCGACCGCGCCAGAGAGCAGGCGAACATCGAGTGGCTGACGCCGTACGTCGTCGACGAGTTCGCGGCCGGTGAGAGAGGCGCGCTGGAGAAGGTGCGGCTGAAGCACACCGAGACCGGCGAGCCGCTCGAGCACACCGCGACCGGCGCGTTCATCGCGATCGGGCACGAGCCGCAGTCGGAGCTGGTGCAGGGGCAGGTCGACCTCGACGACAACGGCTATGTCCGGACCGTCGAGCTGTCGACGCGGACGAACCTCGCGGGCGTCTTCGCGGCCGGCGACCTCGTCGACCACACCTACCGCCAGGCGATCACCGCCGCGGGCTCAGGCTGCAAGGCCGCGCTCGACGCCGAGTGGTACCTGCGCGACACCCCGCCGGCCGTCGAGGCGCCGGCGGTCAGCGAGGCAGTCGAGGCGTAG
- a CDS encoding lysylphosphatidylglycerol synthase transmembrane domain-containing protein: MGKDAVQQRSDAKSASTAPVDTPNGAVTEDDDEEMPRVVLTRRRIIASAVFVVATLLFLYLVLPEISGMKETWQRVADGDHAWLAAALGFELLSIASYVALFHGVHIPPGSRVTMRDSYLMTMASLAATRLFAAGGAGGVALTAWALRRSGMERRDVAERMIAFLILLYGVYVIAMIVCGVGLRIGVFHGEAPFGVTVVPAIVGTIAMLIVLPLALVPEDFPERIERMAPRRPRTAKWLRRLALGPASARGGIRFALHKAAHPDRAMFGVVTWWIFNVAVLWASFHAFGEAPPLAVIVQGYFVGMLGNLLPLPGGIGGVDGGMIGAFVAFGVAGSLAVLAVLAYRLFAFWLPTIPGIIAYLGLRKRVELWRREPAAA; the protein is encoded by the coding sequence ATGGGCAAGGACGCCGTCCAGCAGCGGTCTGACGCGAAGTCCGCGTCGACCGCGCCCGTCGACACGCCCAACGGGGCCGTGACGGAGGACGACGACGAGGAGATGCCGCGCGTCGTGCTGACGCGGCGGCGGATCATCGCCTCGGCCGTCTTCGTCGTCGCGACCCTGCTGTTCCTGTACCTCGTGCTGCCCGAGATCAGCGGCATGAAGGAGACGTGGCAGCGCGTCGCCGACGGCGACCACGCATGGCTCGCCGCCGCGCTCGGCTTCGAGCTGCTGTCGATCGCGAGCTACGTCGCGCTCTTCCACGGCGTCCACATCCCGCCCGGCTCGCGCGTGACGATGCGCGACAGCTACCTGATGACGATGGCGAGCCTCGCCGCGACGCGGCTGTTCGCGGCCGGCGGCGCCGGCGGCGTCGCGCTGACGGCGTGGGCGCTGCGCCGCTCGGGGATGGAGCGGCGTGACGTCGCCGAGCGGATGATCGCGTTCCTGATCCTGCTCTACGGCGTCTACGTGATCGCGATGATCGTCTGCGGCGTCGGGCTGCGGATCGGCGTCTTCCACGGCGAGGCGCCGTTCGGCGTGACCGTCGTGCCGGCGATCGTCGGCACGATCGCGATGCTGATCGTGCTGCCGCTCGCGCTCGTGCCCGAGGACTTCCCGGAGCGGATCGAGCGGATGGCGCCGCGGCGGCCGCGGACGGCGAAGTGGCTGCGGCGGCTCGCGCTGGGGCCGGCCTCGGCGCGCGGCGGGATCCGCTTCGCGCTGCACAAGGCCGCGCACCCCGACCGCGCGATGTTCGGCGTCGTGACGTGGTGGATCTTCAACGTCGCGGTGCTGTGGGCGTCGTTCCACGCGTTCGGCGAGGCGCCGCCGCTCGCCGTGATCGTGCAGGGCTACTTCGTCGGGATGCTCGGCAACCTGCTGCCGCTGCCGGGCGGGATCGGCGGCGTCGACGGCGGCATGATCGGCGCGTTCGTCGCGTTCGGCGTCGCCGGCTCGCTCGCCGTGCTGGCGGTGCTCGCCTACCGGCTGTTCGCGTTCTGGCTGCCGACGATCCCCGGCATCATCGCCTACCTCGGCCTGCGCAAACGGGTCGAGCTGTGGCGCCGAGAACCCGCGGCAGCGTGA
- a CDS encoding phosphatase PAP2 family protein: MRKSKALRAAAWAVVIAGVAAPVIRRRAHLPKPAVLAAAAAAPVALCVVVPRSRTRDVLTCTLQMWAYLAAYEMPHDDPEALQRRVHIDYPVNVDRVIGLGTPPTLRLQRLLSAPGRIRPAEKVLVWSHWVWFAVPHLAVTYVLVRRRDRFGRAAATTYAVFDLGALVYWLVPTAPPWYAASQGRLEDHDETRVRRMMIEYGEQFWKHRWGPLYSLLGGNPLAAMPSLHFATSVNAAHLLGEVGVVAGAVGWGYAATLGLALVYLGEHYVVDLLAGLALTEGVRRAAPALAPAATSISHAVRALEARARA, translated from the coding sequence TTGCGGAAGTCGAAGGCCCTCCGAGCCGCAGCATGGGCGGTCGTCATCGCCGGCGTCGCCGCTCCCGTCATCCGACGGCGCGCCCACCTGCCGAAACCGGCGGTGCTGGCGGCGGCCGCGGCGGCCCCCGTCGCGCTCTGCGTCGTGGTCCCGCGCTCGCGCACGCGCGACGTGCTGACGTGCACCCTCCAGATGTGGGCGTACCTGGCGGCGTACGAGATGCCGCACGACGATCCGGAGGCGCTTCAGCGCCGCGTCCACATCGACTACCCGGTCAACGTCGACCGCGTCATCGGCCTCGGCACGCCGCCGACGCTGCGGCTCCAGCGGCTGCTGTCGGCGCCGGGCAGGATCCGCCCGGCCGAGAAGGTGCTCGTCTGGTCGCACTGGGTCTGGTTCGCCGTGCCGCACCTGGCGGTCACCTACGTGCTCGTCCGCAGACGCGACAGATTCGGCCGCGCGGCGGCGACGACGTACGCCGTCTTCGACCTCGGCGCGCTCGTCTACTGGCTCGTGCCGACCGCGCCGCCGTGGTACGCCGCCTCGCAGGGACGGCTGGAGGACCACGACGAGACGCGCGTGCGGCGGATGATGATCGAGTACGGCGAGCAGTTCTGGAAGCACCGCTGGGGGCCGCTCTACTCTTTGCTGGGAGGCAATCCCCTCGCTGCCATGCCGTCCCTCCATTTCGCCACGTCCGTGAACGCCGCCCACCTGCTCGGGGAGGTCGGCGTCGTCGCCGGCGCGGTCGGCTGGGGGTACGCCGCGACGCTCGGGCTGGCGCTCGTCTACCTCGGCGAGCACTACGTCGTCGACCTGCTCGCCGGGCTCGCGCTGACGGAAGGCGTACGGCGGGCCGCGCCGGCGCTGGCGCCGGCCGCGACGAGCATCTCGCACGCGGTACGAGCACTCGAAGCAAGAGCGCGGGCGTAG
- a CDS encoding NUDIX hydrolase, with the protein MRDELRRLIAAPGARADEPVAHETEAAVLVPLFVAGDELHAVFTKRRDDMRRHPGEISFPGGRRDFPEEPLHETALREAEEEVGLTPAAVELVGTLAPVRTFVTGYVIFPYVGLIEAGREWVLSPQEVDLVLELPLRALLDGFDQRPVTRRGMTWETDSYVVGDHFIWGATARILGDLLGRIAPLTRR; encoded by the coding sequence GTGCGTGACGAGCTGCGACGCCTGATCGCGGCTCCTGGAGCGCGCGCGGACGAGCCTGTCGCGCACGAGACCGAGGCGGCCGTGCTGGTGCCGCTGTTCGTCGCCGGCGACGAGCTGCACGCCGTCTTCACCAAGCGGCGCGACGACATGAGACGCCACCCGGGCGAGATCTCGTTCCCGGGCGGCCGGCGCGACTTCCCGGAGGAGCCGCTGCACGAGACCGCGCTGCGCGAGGCCGAGGAGGAAGTCGGGCTGACGCCCGCCGCCGTCGAGTTGGTCGGCACCCTCGCGCCGGTGCGGACGTTCGTCACCGGCTACGTGATCTTCCCCTACGTCGGGCTGATCGAGGCCGGGCGCGAGTGGGTCCTCTCGCCGCAGGAGGTCGACCTCGTGCTGGAGCTGCCGCTGCGGGCGCTCCTGGACGGCTTCGACCAGCGCCCGGTGACGCGCCGCGGGATGACGTGGGAGACCGACTCCTACGTCGTCGGCGACCACTTCATCTGGGGCGCGACCGCGCGCATACTGGGCGATCTGCTCGGGCGGATCGCGCCGCTCACGCGCCGCTGA
- a CDS encoding DMT family transporter, producing MLAVMLAFGASLVYGGSDFLGGLKSRKLPLLSVLLVSQGGALVVLAVVVVAMGEGPPSGELLGYAVLAGLAEAVGVAALYRGLAVGTMSIVAPIAATAPVVGVVAAVVLGELPSGLQAVGIAVAISGVVLISIEGGSATASGGVGRSVTLGLLTALGFGSFLVAMHAASDGPIQWALLIARLTSVAAFAAVFLVRRPALEVRRPDLPVLLLIGWLVIGADAMYAVASTQGLLSIVAVLSSLHPIVTILLARVVLGEQLRGVQQAGVVGTVCGAVLISIG from the coding sequence ATGCTGGCGGTCATGCTCGCGTTCGGCGCGAGCCTCGTCTACGGCGGGTCGGACTTCCTCGGCGGACTCAAGAGCCGGAAGCTGCCCCTGCTGTCGGTCCTGCTCGTCTCCCAGGGCGGTGCGCTCGTCGTGCTCGCCGTCGTCGTGGTCGCGATGGGCGAGGGTCCGCCGAGCGGCGAGCTGCTCGGCTACGCGGTGCTGGCGGGGCTCGCCGAGGCGGTCGGCGTCGCGGCGCTGTACCGCGGGCTGGCCGTCGGCACGATGAGCATCGTCGCCCCGATCGCGGCGACCGCTCCGGTCGTCGGCGTCGTCGCCGCGGTCGTGCTCGGCGAGCTGCCGAGCGGCCTGCAGGCGGTCGGGATCGCGGTCGCGATCAGCGGCGTCGTGCTGATCTCGATCGAGGGCGGCAGCGCGACCGCGAGCGGCGGCGTCGGGCGCAGCGTCACGCTCGGGCTGCTGACGGCGCTCGGCTTCGGCAGCTTCCTCGTCGCGATGCACGCCGCCAGCGACGGCCCCATCCAATGGGCGCTGCTGATCGCGCGGCTGACCTCCGTCGCCGCCTTCGCCGCCGTCTTCCTCGTGCGCCGCCCCGCCCTGGAGGTGAGACGGCCCGATCTTCCCGTCCTGCTGCTGATCGGCTGGCTCGTGATCGGCGCCGACGCGATGTACGCCGTCGCCTCGACCCAGGGCCTGCTGAGCATCGTCGCCGTCCTCAGCTCGCTGCACCCGATCGTCACGATCCTGCTCGCCCGCGTCGTGCTCGGAGAGCAGCTGCGCGGCGTGCAGCAGGCCGGCGTGGTCGGCACGGTCTGCGGAGCGGTGCTCATCTCGATCGGCTAG
- a CDS encoding DUF1015 domain-containing protein, whose amino-acid sequence MAEIQPLTALHYDPAVAGSLQQLVAPPYDVIDAADRAALIAQSPHNVVRVDLPEPADVGEDRYEHAAELLAGWIAEGVVTQDETPAIWALTQDYTAPDGRQLTRRGFLCRVRVEEYGAGRIRPHERTHPGPKQDRLDLTRATRANLSPIFSLYSDPGNTAWSALTPHVRTAAPFGEATDADGTVNRLWRVTEPNAIETVVEAVASAELLIADGHHRYETARAYAEEIGGEGPHRWVLMCLVALEDPGLTVFPTHRLVTGIENDPERQDALDRTIRERFDVSELPDEGSLVPDPRRGDERVQIGYMDAVAGVPYLLSLNDDGEQAVDELLAGRSEPYRRLDTAVLEAVILKGALGMTDDQIDHRDGLDYARDFGEAIDALGGGDFDAGFFMAPTPVEHVQEVAESGESMPPKSTYFFPKVPTGLVFNPLAG is encoded by the coding sequence ATGGCCGAGATCCAGCCGCTCACCGCGCTCCACTACGACCCCGCCGTCGCCGGGTCGCTCCAACAGCTCGTCGCGCCGCCCTACGACGTGATCGACGCCGCCGACCGCGCGGCGCTGATCGCGCAGTCGCCGCACAACGTCGTGCGCGTCGACCTGCCCGAGCCGGCGGACGTTGGCGAGGACCGCTACGAGCATGCCGCGGAGCTGCTCGCCGGATGGATCGCCGAGGGCGTCGTGACGCAGGACGAGACCCCCGCGATCTGGGCGCTGACGCAGGACTACACCGCTCCCGACGGCCGCCAGCTGACGCGGCGGGGCTTCCTCTGCAGAGTCCGCGTCGAGGAGTACGGCGCCGGCCGGATCCGGCCGCACGAGCGCACCCACCCCGGTCCCAAGCAGGACCGCCTCGACCTGACGCGGGCGACGAGAGCGAACCTGTCGCCGATCTTCAGCCTCTACTCCGACCCCGGCAACACGGCGTGGAGCGCGCTGACGCCGCATGTCCGCACCGCGGCCCCGTTCGGCGAGGCGACCGACGCGGACGGCACCGTCAACCGCCTCTGGCGCGTCACCGAGCCGAACGCGATCGAGACCGTCGTCGAGGCGGTCGCCTCCGCCGAGCTGCTGATCGCCGACGGCCACCACCGCTATGAGACCGCCCGCGCCTACGCCGAGGAGATCGGCGGCGAGGGACCGCACCGCTGGGTGCTGATGTGCCTCGTCGCGCTCGAGGACCCGGGACTGACCGTCTTCCCCACCCACCGGCTCGTCACCGGCATAGAGAACGACCCCGAGCGCCAGGACGCGCTCGATCGCACGATCCGCGAGCGCTTCGACGTCTCCGAGCTGCCCGACGAGGGCTCGCTCGTGCCCGACCCGCGCCGTGGCGACGAGCGCGTCCAGATCGGCTACATGGACGCGGTCGCGGGCGTCCCGTACCTGCTGTCGCTCAACGACGACGGCGAGCAGGCCGTCGACGAGCTGCTCGCCGGCCGCTCTGAGCCGTACCGCCGCCTCGACACCGCCGTGCTCGAAGCGGTGATCCTGAAGGGCGCGCTCGGCATGACCGACGACCAGATCGACCACAGAGACGGCCTCGACTACGCGCGCGACTTCGGCGAGGCGATCGACGCGCTCGGCGGCGGCGACTTCGACGCCGGCTTCTTCATGGCGCCGACGCCGGTCGAGCACGTCCAGGAGGTCGCCGAGAGCGGCGAGAGCATGCCGCCGAAGTCGACGTACTTCTTCCCGAAGGTCCCGACCGGCCTCGTCTTCAATCCCCTTGCCGGGTAG
- a CDS encoding OsmC family protein, which produces MKAIARRTGTFTHEIDVRGHTLRADEPVEEGGDDDAPSPQELLAASLASCTAITMEMYAKRKGWDIGRVAVEAEYAPAERGAPTRFRLTLRLPANLTEEQLERLSVIAAKCPVHRTLDGEVMFDERIELVR; this is translated from the coding sequence ATGAAGGCGATCGCGAGACGGACCGGGACCTTCACGCACGAAATCGACGTGCGCGGCCACACGCTGCGCGCGGACGAGCCGGTCGAGGAGGGCGGCGACGACGACGCCCCCAGCCCCCAGGAGCTGCTTGCCGCGAGCCTCGCGTCGTGCACCGCGATCACGATGGAGATGTACGCCAAGCGCAAGGGCTGGGACATCGGCAGAGTCGCGGTCGAGGCGGAGTACGCGCCGGCCGAGCGCGGCGCGCCGACCCGTTTCAGACTGACCCTGCGGCTGCCGGCGAACCTGACCGAGGAGCAGCTGGAGCGGCTGTCGGTGATCGCGGCGAAGTGCCCCGTCCACCGCACGCTCGACGGCGAGGTCATGTTCGACGAGCGCATCGAGCTCGTCCGCTGA
- the coxB gene encoding cytochrome c oxidase subunit II, translated as MRPETASIRRRLAAALLLATIGSLVFASGAFADFLTPESGGSPNADEIDSLYKIVLYIAIVVFVVVEGALFWSIWRFRAKKGAVAAQIHGNTRLEISWTVGAALILVALAAVTFSKLGSIQDPPNSGENGLQLADGVLTASTDEPSPPNGKKLTICVTGRQYIWRYTYGANCQRNAFGLPYSYEEMVAPADTTVVLDIEATDVIHSWWIPKLGGKFDAVPGYRNYTWFKAPRAGELYKGQCAELCGRNHADMTARVRIVTPAEYTAWLDRQRRDIAAADREVQQLRDQLTRDGDLN; from the coding sequence TTGCGACCTGAAACTGCTTCCATTCGCCGCCGCCTTGCCGCGGCCCTGCTGCTCGCGACGATCGGATCGCTCGTCTTCGCCAGCGGCGCGTTCGCCGATTTCCTCACCCCTGAGTCGGGTGGCTCGCCGAACGCCGACGAGATCGACTCGCTCTACAAGATAGTCCTTTACATCGCGATCGTCGTGTTCGTGGTTGTCGAGGGCGCGCTGTTCTGGTCGATCTGGAGATTCCGCGCCAAGAAGGGCGCCGTCGCCGCGCAGATCCACGGCAACACCCGTCTGGAGATCTCCTGGACGGTCGGCGCCGCGCTGATCCTCGTCGCGCTCGCCGCCGTCACCTTCTCGAAGCTCGGATCGATCCAGGACCCGCCGAACAGCGGCGAGAACGGTCTCCAGCTCGCCGACGGCGTGCTCACGGCCTCGACCGACGAGCCGAGCCCCCCGAACGGCAAGAAGCTGACCATCTGCGTCACCGGTCGCCAGTACATCTGGCGCTACACCTACGGCGCGAACTGCCAGAGAAACGCGTTCGGCCTGCCCTACTCCTACGAGGAGATGGTGGCGCCCGCGGACACGACCGTCGTGCTCGACATCGAGGCGACCGACGTCATCCACTCCTGGTGGATCCCCAAGCTCGGCGGCAAGTTCGACGCCGTCCCGGGCTACAGAAACTACACCTGGTTCAAGGCCCCGAGAGCCGGCGAGCTCTACAAGGGCCAGTGCGCCGAGCTCTGCGGCCGCAACCACGCCGACATGACTGCCCGCGTCAGAATCGTGACCCCGGCCGAGTACACCGCCTGGCTCGATCGACAGAGACGCGACATCGCCGCTGCGGACAGAGAAGTCCAGCAGCTGCGTGACCAGCTCACGCGCGACGGCGACCTCAACTAG